The proteins below are encoded in one region of Paenarthrobacter ilicis:
- the miaB gene encoding tRNA (N6-isopentenyl adenosine(37)-C2)-methylthiotransferase MiaB gives MSLTISSPADSVAQTAEPRTYQVRTFGCQMNVHDSERMAGLLEDAGYVPAEGALADVVVFNTCAVRENADNKLYGNLGQLRQAKEQNPGMQIAVGGCLAQKDRETIVKKAPWVDAVFGTHNVGALPALLSRARHNNEAQLEILESLDVFPSTLPTKRDSVYSGWVSISVGCNNTCTFCIVPSLRGKERDRRPGEILAEIQALVDDGAVEVTLLGQNVNSYGVEFGDRLAFSKLLRACGTIEGLERVRFTSPHPAAFTDDVIDAMAETANVMPQLHMPLQSGSDKVLKDMRRSYRSSKFLGILDKVRDKIPGAAISTDIIVGFPGETEEDFQATLDVVEKSRFATAFTFQYSKRPGTPAAELPDQLPKAVVQERFERLTALQDRIAAEENAKQLGRTVEVLVTAQSGRKAEETHRLSGRSKDQRLVHFSVPAGAQAPRPGDFVTVTITEAAAFHLVADPATTDDYVLRRSRAGEAWDRAQADSCGVPAAGTGTGTSGVSLGMPSLPARRS, from the coding sequence GTGAGTTTGACCATTTCTTCCCCAGCAGATTCTGTCGCACAGACAGCCGAACCCAGGACCTATCAGGTCCGTACCTTCGGCTGCCAGATGAATGTCCACGATTCCGAAAGGATGGCCGGACTTCTTGAAGACGCCGGGTACGTGCCTGCGGAAGGTGCCTTGGCCGACGTCGTGGTCTTCAACACCTGCGCGGTGCGGGAGAACGCGGACAACAAGCTCTACGGAAACCTGGGACAACTCCGGCAGGCCAAAGAACAGAATCCCGGAATGCAAATTGCCGTGGGCGGTTGCCTGGCGCAGAAGGACCGGGAAACCATCGTCAAAAAGGCGCCTTGGGTTGATGCGGTCTTCGGTACGCACAACGTGGGAGCCCTCCCGGCCCTGCTGAGCCGGGCACGCCACAACAACGAAGCCCAGCTGGAGATCCTGGAGTCTTTGGACGTCTTCCCTTCCACCCTTCCCACCAAGCGGGACTCCGTCTACTCGGGCTGGGTCTCCATCTCCGTGGGCTGCAACAACACCTGCACCTTCTGCATCGTTCCGTCGCTTCGAGGTAAGGAAAGGGATCGGCGTCCGGGGGAGATCCTGGCTGAAATCCAGGCCCTCGTGGATGACGGAGCTGTGGAGGTCACCCTTTTGGGGCAAAACGTTAACTCCTACGGCGTCGAGTTCGGCGACCGTTTGGCGTTCTCCAAACTACTTCGTGCCTGCGGCACCATTGAAGGCCTCGAACGGGTTCGATTCACGAGCCCGCACCCGGCTGCGTTCACCGACGATGTGATTGACGCGATGGCGGAAACCGCCAATGTGATGCCCCAATTGCACATGCCGCTCCAGTCAGGATCGGACAAGGTCCTCAAGGACATGCGTCGCTCCTACCGTTCCAGCAAGTTCCTCGGCATTCTGGACAAGGTGCGGGACAAGATCCCGGGTGCGGCAATTTCCACAGACATCATTGTTGGTTTCCCGGGGGAGACCGAGGAAGACTTCCAGGCCACGTTGGACGTTGTGGAGAAGTCCCGGTTTGCCACCGCCTTCACTTTCCAGTATTCGAAGCGGCCCGGCACACCCGCGGCCGAGCTGCCGGATCAGTTGCCCAAGGCCGTGGTCCAGGAACGCTTCGAGAGGCTCACCGCCCTGCAGGACCGTATTGCCGCCGAGGAGAACGCCAAGCAGCTTGGACGCACTGTTGAGGTTTTGGTGACGGCGCAGTCCGGGCGAAAGGCCGAAGAGACGCACCGGCTTTCCGGACGTTCCAAGGACCAGCGGCTTGTACATTTCTCCGTTCCCGCGGGAGCCCAGGCTCCGCGCCCGGGGGATTTCGTCACTGTGACCATCACGGAGGCAGCTGCGTTCCACCTGGTGGCAGACCCTGCCACCACGGATGACTATGTCTTACGGCGTTCACGTGCCGGGGAGGCTTGGGACAGGGCTCAGGCAGACTCCTGCGGCGTCCCGGCAGCTGGCACAGGCACCGGCACGTCGGGTGTTTCCCTGGGGATGCCGTCCCTGCCTGCCCGGCGATCCTGA
- the miaA gene encoding tRNA (adenosine(37)-N6)-dimethylallyltransferase MiaA produces the protein MSETPDESPNNPATPGVTAGAPPVISIVGPTGSGKSDLGVKLALDLDGEVINADALQFYRGMDIGTAKITMEERKGVRHHLLDTLDVTDEASVADFQQECRDAIRDIHSRGKRAILVGGSGLYVRAALDVLEFPGTDPALRQRLEEEVAATGLAPLRERLAAVDPVAAGRLGDARRVIRALEVHGLTGRPFSSFMPERRYFQPAVQIGLAVDREELRGRLAERVHGMVESGLVDEVRRLDAIGLRTGKTAGRALGYAQFLKVLDGVMDQATAIEETIVATRQFARRQLTWFRADPRITWLDWRDPDLAGKALSEVGSRNTPAI, from the coding sequence ATGTCGGAAACCCCGGATGAGTCCCCAAACAACCCCGCAACGCCCGGAGTGACTGCGGGCGCCCCGCCTGTCATATCGATTGTCGGTCCCACTGGTTCGGGAAAATCGGACCTGGGGGTCAAGCTCGCATTGGACCTCGACGGCGAGGTCATCAACGCCGATGCCCTGCAGTTCTACCGGGGCATGGACATCGGCACGGCAAAGATCACCATGGAGGAGCGCAAGGGCGTCCGCCACCACCTCCTGGATACCCTGGACGTCACTGACGAGGCCAGCGTGGCCGACTTTCAGCAGGAGTGCCGCGACGCGATCCGCGACATCCACTCACGCGGCAAGAGGGCAATCCTGGTGGGCGGCTCCGGCTTGTACGTCCGGGCGGCGTTGGACGTCCTGGAGTTCCCGGGAACCGACCCCGCCCTTCGACAACGGTTGGAGGAGGAGGTGGCCGCCACAGGGCTGGCGCCCCTCCGGGAACGCTTGGCCGCGGTGGATCCAGTGGCCGCAGGCCGCCTCGGTGATGCCCGGCGGGTGATCCGTGCCTTGGAAGTCCATGGGCTGACGGGGCGCCCGTTCAGTTCCTTCATGCCCGAGCGGCGCTACTTTCAGCCGGCAGTCCAGATAGGTCTTGCAGTTGATCGCGAAGAGCTGCGTGGTCGGTTGGCTGAGCGTGTCCACGGGATGGTTGAGTCTGGATTGGTGGACGAAGTGCGCCGGCTTGATGCGATCGGCCTGCGAACCGGCAAAACGGCAGGACGGGCGTTGGGCTATGCGCAATTCCTGAAGGTGCTGGATGGCGTCATGGACCAGGCCACCGCCATCGAAGAGACCATTGTGGCCACCAGGCAGTTCGCCCGGCGGCAGCTGACGTGGTTCCGTGCCGACCCCCGGATCACCTGGCTGGATTGGCGTGACCCGGACCTGGCAGGCAAGGCGCTCTCGGAAGTGGGAAGCCGGAACACCCCCGCAATTTAG
- the dapF gene encoding diaminopimelate epimerase, with the protein MEETAVATAPQAPSAEAAVPAPSLAGLPFSKGHGTGNDFVLIADPGDAHEITPEQVAQLCDRHTGIGGDGLIRAVPSRFLPEGRAALEQDSGAEWFMDYRNGDGSLSEMCGNGVRVFVHFLIEQGLVDLGTGETLTIGTRGGVKKVVRTVNGYAVDMGPWEFIFPKEATSKAMDALVSADGLEVARPGLSVSMGNPHTVVALAELAELSATQLFKAPVVDPKPEHGTNVEFVVPAEPLVEDGVGTISMRVHERGVGETQSCGTGACAAAVAIRHWAGSAAPNDWHVKVPGGVVGVKFFPGAGGREHVELSGPAVIVATGTLS; encoded by the coding sequence ATGGAAGAAACCGCCGTAGCCACTGCCCCGCAGGCACCCTCCGCCGAGGCAGCCGTGCCCGCACCCAGCTTGGCTGGATTGCCCTTTTCCAAGGGGCATGGGACGGGAAATGACTTTGTCCTGATCGCGGACCCGGGCGACGCGCATGAGATCACTCCCGAGCAGGTAGCCCAGCTGTGCGACCGTCACACAGGCATCGGAGGTGACGGACTCATCCGCGCGGTGCCGTCGCGCTTCCTGCCCGAGGGCCGCGCTGCGCTTGAACAGGACAGCGGCGCCGAATGGTTCATGGATTACCGCAACGGCGATGGTTCATTGTCTGAGATGTGTGGCAATGGGGTCCGCGTCTTCGTCCACTTCCTCATCGAGCAGGGCCTGGTAGACCTTGGAACAGGGGAAACGCTCACCATTGGAACCCGCGGCGGCGTCAAAAAAGTAGTCCGCACAGTCAACGGTTACGCCGTTGACATGGGGCCGTGGGAGTTTATCTTCCCCAAAGAAGCCACCAGCAAGGCCATGGACGCCCTGGTCAGTGCCGATGGCCTGGAAGTAGCCCGGCCCGGGCTCTCCGTGAGCATGGGCAATCCCCACACTGTTGTGGCCCTTGCCGAGCTGGCCGAGTTGTCTGCTACCCAGTTGTTCAAAGCACCGGTGGTGGATCCCAAACCGGAACACGGCACCAACGTTGAATTCGTTGTTCCCGCCGAACCCCTGGTGGAGGACGGAGTGGGCACCATTTCCATGCGCGTCCACGAGCGCGGGGTCGGTGAGACGCAATCCTGCGGCACGGGCGCGTGCGCGGCTGCCGTGGCCATTCGTCACTGGGCCGGCAGCGCGGCACCCAACGATTGGCACGTCAAGGTTCCAGGCGGTGTCGTAGGCGTAAAGTTCTTCCCCGGAGCCGGCGGCCGTGAGCACGTTGAACTCAGCGGCCCGGCGGTCATCGTGGCTACAGGGACGCTTTCCTGA
- a CDS encoding class I SAM-dependent methyltransferase: MESAHYFTAQPAGPFTRKPLTVELDGKTRHLQTSSGIFSPDAVDKGTAILFSDVPPPPAEGTFLDIGCGWGPIALTLGLKSPEATVVAVDVNERCVTLTNENAAALGLGNVHASLPDDVDPGVEFTTIWSNPPIRIGKAELHALLLRWLPRLAPGGEAWLVVQKNLGADSLQKWLAGELGSGYAVGRESTSKSFRIIKVRKASL; the protein is encoded by the coding sequence ATGGAGTCTGCACACTATTTCACTGCCCAACCTGCCGGTCCGTTCACCCGGAAGCCGCTGACCGTGGAATTGGACGGCAAAACACGTCACCTGCAGACCTCCAGCGGTATCTTCAGCCCCGACGCCGTGGACAAAGGAACGGCCATCCTGTTTTCGGACGTTCCGCCACCCCCTGCCGAAGGAACGTTCCTGGACATCGGGTGCGGATGGGGTCCCATTGCGCTGACACTGGGGCTGAAGTCCCCGGAGGCCACCGTTGTTGCGGTGGACGTGAACGAACGCTGCGTGACGCTTACCAACGAGAATGCTGCGGCGCTGGGCCTGGGCAATGTCCATGCCAGTCTCCCGGACGACGTAGACCCCGGCGTCGAGTTCACCACTATCTGGTCCAATCCGCCCATCCGCATCGGCAAGGCTGAACTGCACGCGCTGCTGCTCCGGTGGCTTCCGCGCCTCGCCCCGGGCGGCGAGGCCTGGCTCGTGGTGCAGAAGAACCTCGGCGCCGATTCACTCCAGAAGTGGCTCGCCGGAGAACTGGGCAGCGGTTACGCGGTGGGCCGGGAAAGCACGTCCAAGTCGTTCCGCATCATCAAGGTCAGGAAAGCGTCCCTGTAG
- the hflX gene encoding GTPase HflX, which yields MTTQKHSGSDSDAQDMSPDQIQAVIDRILSKDAPARPSADSDAGGVLGKAQAISSLDQEHSIYDGDQEDLAERRALRRTAGLSTELEDVTEVEYRQLRLERVVLAGLWTEGTLADAENSLRELAALAETAGSEVLDGLVQRRTKPDPGTFLGSGKAQELKDIVAATGADTVVVDTELAPSQRRGLEDIVKVKVVDRTTLILDIFAQHAKSREGKAQVELAQLEYLLPRLRGWGDSMSRQAGGQVGGAGAGMGSRGPGETKIELDRRRIRTRMAKLRREIAAMKPARETKRANRRRNDVPSVAIAGYTNAGKSSLLNRLTDAGVLVQNALFATLDPTVRKAQTPDGIGYTLADTVGFVRSLPTQLVEAFRSTLEEVADADLILHVVDASHPDPEGQIAAVRAVFSEVDARKVPEIIVLNKVDVADPFVVERLKQKEPRNAVVSTRTGEGIAELLEDISRSIPRPGVRLELLIPYDRGELISKLHSSDSEILSLDHQENGTRVVAMVREGLAAELESFIAHG from the coding sequence ATGACCACCCAGAAGCACTCCGGATCCGATTCCGACGCCCAGGACATGAGTCCTGACCAAATCCAGGCCGTCATCGACCGGATTCTTTCCAAGGATGCACCAGCCCGGCCGTCTGCTGACAGCGACGCCGGTGGTGTCCTCGGCAAGGCGCAGGCAATCTCTTCGCTCGACCAAGAGCACAGTATTTACGACGGTGACCAGGAAGACCTGGCCGAGCGCCGCGCATTGCGCCGCACCGCAGGGCTGTCCACTGAACTCGAAGACGTCACCGAGGTTGAATACCGGCAGTTGCGCCTTGAGCGCGTTGTCCTCGCTGGTCTGTGGACCGAAGGTACCTTGGCTGATGCGGAGAATTCCCTCCGTGAACTGGCAGCCCTGGCCGAGACGGCAGGTTCCGAGGTCCTGGACGGACTCGTCCAGCGGCGTACAAAGCCCGATCCCGGTACCTTCCTTGGCTCCGGCAAGGCCCAGGAACTCAAGGACATCGTGGCCGCCACCGGCGCGGACACGGTGGTGGTGGACACCGAGCTTGCGCCCTCCCAGCGCCGTGGGCTTGAGGACATTGTCAAGGTCAAGGTGGTGGACCGCACAACGTTGATCCTGGACATTTTCGCCCAGCATGCCAAGAGCCGTGAAGGCAAGGCACAAGTTGAGCTGGCGCAGCTCGAATACTTGTTGCCAAGGCTCCGTGGTTGGGGTGACTCAATGTCCCGCCAGGCAGGTGGCCAGGTGGGTGGCGCAGGCGCCGGCATGGGTTCGCGTGGTCCGGGTGAAACCAAGATTGAACTCGACCGCCGGCGCATCCGTACCCGGATGGCCAAGCTTCGGCGTGAGATTGCGGCCATGAAGCCGGCGCGCGAGACCAAGCGGGCCAACCGCCGTCGTAACGACGTTCCGTCCGTGGCCATTGCCGGCTACACCAACGCGGGCAAGTCCTCCTTGCTCAACCGCCTGACCGATGCCGGGGTCCTGGTGCAGAACGCACTCTTCGCCACGCTGGACCCCACCGTCCGCAAGGCGCAGACTCCGGACGGCATCGGCTACACCCTTGCCGACACCGTGGGCTTTGTCCGGTCCTTGCCAACGCAATTGGTGGAGGCTTTCCGCTCCACGCTGGAGGAGGTCGCGGATGCTGACCTGATCCTCCACGTGGTGGATGCTTCCCACCCGGATCCTGAAGGGCAGATTGCCGCAGTCAGGGCTGTTTTCTCCGAAGTGGATGCACGAAAAGTGCCGGAGATCATCGTGCTCAACAAGGTGGACGTCGCAGATCCTTTCGTTGTGGAGCGACTGAAGCAAAAGGAGCCCAGGAATGCAGTGGTTTCCACACGTACAGGCGAGGGAATCGCGGAGCTTCTTGAGGACATCAGCCGATCCATCCCGCGGCCCGGTGTCCGCTTGGAGCTGTTGATCCCTTACGACCGTGGCGAGCTGATCAGCAAGCTGCACAGCTCGGACTCCGAAATTCTCAGCCTCGACCACCAGGAAAACGGCACGCGCGTAGTGGCAATGGTCCGTGAGGGCCTGGCCGCTGAACTGGAGTCATTCATCGCTCATGGCTAA
- a CDS encoding ATP-dependent DNA helicase, with translation MAKKVAADGAASEGEKATLELLDRAVSGMGGQSREGQHEMAKHVTRAIETGEHLLVQAGTGTGKSLAYLIPLIAHSMESNKPTLVSTATLALQTQIVGRDLPRLLDTITPHLERPVNVALVKGRANYVCLQKLEGGFPSEEPSEGQLFSLGEDTAVPHFAASMGGPQSQLGKEVVRLREWAEKTATGDRDELMPGVTDRAWRQVSVTSMECLGAQKCPVAEECFSELARARAAEADVVVTNHAMLAVSAFEGLAVLPEYDVVVVDEAHELQDRVTGAVSGQLSVAMVHAAASSARKHTAITVDALNAAADRLDMAIAGVPDGLLPNGLNDEQLDCLDQLRDATRAALSDSKTDSSTAVDGGRQLARSRLMLILELCERMLAAKENREVVWFSRNSTFDPQQGYSQPDETAPALINIAPLSVAGRLREGLFADHTVVLTSATLAIGSAFEPAAGGLGLIGDGAPSWTGIDVGSPFDYPKQGVLYVAKHLPKPSRGTSPEALDELEDLIRASGGGALCLFSSRRAAEDAADAMRQRLDVSILCQGESTMSALVKQFADEPDTCLFGTMSLWQGVDVPGGSCRLVVIDRIPFPRPDDPLMTARSRAVAQSGGNGFMAVSATHAAIRLAQGAGRLIRSTGDRGVVAVLDSRLSTERYGAFLRAALPPFWATADRTVVRGVLERLGSATTP, from the coding sequence ATGGCTAAGAAGGTGGCGGCGGACGGAGCCGCATCCGAGGGTGAGAAAGCAACCCTTGAATTGTTGGATCGTGCCGTCTCAGGCATGGGGGGACAAAGCAGGGAAGGCCAGCATGAGATGGCCAAGCATGTCACCCGTGCCATTGAGACGGGAGAACATCTCCTGGTCCAGGCGGGAACGGGAACAGGTAAGTCCCTGGCGTACCTGATTCCGTTGATCGCCCACTCCATGGAGAGCAACAAGCCCACGCTTGTGTCCACCGCCACCTTGGCTTTGCAGACCCAGATTGTAGGCAGGGACCTTCCCAGGCTCCTGGACACAATCACCCCCCACCTTGAACGCCCGGTCAACGTGGCGTTGGTGAAGGGGCGGGCAAACTATGTTTGCCTGCAAAAGCTGGAAGGCGGCTTCCCCAGCGAGGAGCCGTCAGAAGGCCAGTTGTTTTCCCTGGGTGAGGATACGGCCGTGCCGCATTTCGCGGCGTCCATGGGTGGCCCGCAGTCGCAGCTTGGCAAGGAAGTCGTCCGTCTCCGCGAATGGGCCGAAAAGACCGCCACGGGAGACCGTGACGAACTGATGCCCGGCGTGACGGACAGGGCATGGCGGCAAGTATCCGTCACCTCCATGGAATGCCTCGGGGCCCAAAAATGTCCCGTTGCCGAGGAGTGCTTCAGTGAACTGGCACGCGCCCGTGCGGCTGAGGCCGATGTTGTGGTCACCAACCATGCCATGTTGGCCGTCAGCGCTTTCGAAGGCCTGGCAGTGCTGCCGGAATACGACGTCGTGGTGGTAGACGAAGCGCATGAGCTGCAGGACAGGGTTACGGGAGCAGTATCCGGCCAGTTGTCAGTGGCGATGGTCCATGCTGCCGCCTCCAGCGCACGCAAGCACACGGCCATTACTGTGGATGCGCTCAACGCCGCTGCGGACCGCCTCGACATGGCAATCGCCGGTGTTCCCGACGGTTTGCTTCCCAACGGCCTCAATGATGAGCAGCTGGACTGCCTCGATCAATTGCGCGACGCCACCCGGGCGGCCCTTTCGGACTCCAAAACCGACTCCTCGACGGCCGTCGACGGTGGCCGGCAACTGGCCCGGTCGCGGCTGATGCTCATCCTTGAACTGTGCGAGCGTATGCTCGCCGCCAAGGAAAACCGGGAAGTGGTGTGGTTTTCCCGGAACAGCACTTTCGACCCCCAGCAGGGGTACTCCCAGCCTGACGAGACCGCACCGGCATTGATCAACATCGCACCGCTCAGCGTGGCCGGAAGGCTGCGGGAAGGGCTCTTCGCCGACCATACGGTGGTACTGACGTCAGCGACGCTGGCCATCGGTTCGGCTTTTGAACCGGCAGCCGGGGGATTGGGGCTGATAGGGGACGGAGCTCCCAGCTGGACGGGGATCGACGTAGGTTCGCCCTTCGACTATCCCAAGCAGGGTGTGTTGTACGTGGCCAAGCATCTGCCCAAACCGTCGCGGGGAACCTCTCCTGAGGCCTTGGACGAGCTGGAAGACCTCATCCGGGCTTCCGGCGGGGGAGCATTGTGCTTGTTCTCCTCACGCCGTGCCGCGGAAGACGCCGCAGATGCGATGCGTCAGCGCCTGGATGTCAGCATTCTTTGCCAAGGCGAGTCCACCATGTCCGCGTTGGTGAAGCAGTTCGCGGATGAGCCCGACACTTGCCTTTTCGGCACGATGTCGCTGTGGCAGGGTGTTGATGTTCCCGGCGGCTCATGCCGGTTGGTGGTCATCGACCGCATACCGTTTCCCCGGCCCGATGACCCGCTGATGACTGCGCGGTCCCGCGCAGTAGCCCAGTCCGGCGGCAACGGCTTCATGGCTGTTTCCGCTACCCACGCTGCGATTCGCCTGGCTCAGGGAGCAGGCAGGCTTATCCGCTCCACCGGTGACAGGGGAGTGGTGGCGGTGCTCGACTCGCGACTTTCCACCGAGCGCTATGGAGCATTCCTGCGCGCTGCCCTGCCGCCCTTCTGGGCGACTGCAGACCGCACAGTGGTCAGAGGTGTCCTGGAACGGCTTGGCTCCGCTACAACGCCGTAG
- the lexA gene encoding transcriptional repressor LexA, translating into MAAKATGGAAPLRSQQPQKSPKSLTVRQKKILETIQRSVNDNGYPPSMREIGDTVGLASLSSVTHQLSQLEKLGYLRRDPKRPRAMEVLMPLTLDAGSVPGVEGPATLRSTGGLAVTELSSASDTAMVPLVGRIAAGGPILADQTVEDVLPLPRQLVGHGELFMLKVAGDSMIDAAICDGDWVVVRRQNDAINGDIVAALLDDEATVKTFRQRDGHTWLLPQNTQYEPILGDQATIMGKVVSVLRSL; encoded by the coding sequence ATGGCAGCGAAAGCCACAGGCGGCGCGGCACCACTGCGGAGCCAACAGCCCCAGAAGAGCCCCAAAAGCCTGACTGTCCGGCAAAAGAAAATCCTGGAGACCATCCAGAGGTCGGTGAACGACAACGGCTACCCGCCCAGCATGCGCGAAATCGGAGACACCGTGGGGCTGGCCAGCCTGTCCAGTGTCACGCACCAACTCTCACAGCTGGAGAAATTGGGATACCTCCGTAGGGATCCCAAGCGCCCCCGCGCCATGGAAGTCCTGATGCCCCTGACACTGGACGCGGGTTCCGTGCCCGGCGTCGAAGGTCCCGCCACCCTGCGCAGCACGGGCGGACTTGCGGTGACGGAACTTTCCAGCGCCAGCGACACCGCCATGGTTCCCTTGGTGGGCCGCATCGCCGCCGGCGGACCGATCCTGGCGGACCAGACTGTGGAGGACGTTCTTCCCCTGCCCCGCCAGCTCGTGGGGCACGGCGAGCTGTTCATGTTGAAGGTTGCCGGCGACTCGATGATCGACGCCGCGATCTGCGACGGCGACTGGGTAGTGGTGCGCCGCCAAAACGATGCCATCAATGGCGACATCGTTGCGGCCCTGTTGGACGATGAAGCCACCGTCAAGACCTTCCGTCAGCGTGACGGCCACACGTGGCTGCTGCCGCAAAACACGCAGTACGAGCCCATTCTGGGAGACCAAGCCACCATCATGGGCAAGGTTGTCTCAGTTCTGCGGTCGCTCTAG
- a CDS encoding LysM peptidoglycan-binding domain-containing protein, producing MSVVTNLNDYRASKASPRLRLTRRGRMVFFGIPAMLLAAALLSLAGFITSPAKASDSQSQLRPPVAVTVTVQQGQSLWGIAGAAAPERDPRDVIAEIIQLNDLRGGRIQPGQQLFVPAA from the coding sequence ATGTCCGTCGTCACCAACCTCAATGATTACCGCGCCTCCAAGGCATCCCCGCGGCTCCGCCTGACCCGTCGTGGTCGGATGGTCTTCTTCGGCATTCCCGCCATGCTGTTGGCAGCTGCTCTCCTGAGCCTCGCCGGATTCATCACCTCTCCGGCGAAGGCCTCCGACTCGCAGTCGCAGCTCAGGCCACCCGTTGCCGTCACCGTCACCGTGCAGCAGGGGCAGTCGCTGTGGGGAATTGCCGGGGCCGCTGCGCCGGAGCGTGACCCCCGCGACGTCATCGCGGAAATCATTCAACTGAACGACCTCCGGGGTGGCCGGATCCAGCCCGGCCAGCAACTGTTTGTACCAGCAGCCTAG
- a CDS encoding histidinol-phosphate transaminase yields MSDQLERLDQLPLRTNLRGLSPYGAPQLDVPVLLNVNENTHGVPQDVQAAITKAVAAAATGLNRYPDREFTELRQALAEYLGHGLGPDQIWAANGSNEVLQQILQAFGGPGRKALGFPPTYSMYPLLASGTDTEYVRGVRADDYGLDAESAAAQVRETGANIVFLCSPNNPTGTGLGLDVVEAVYAAGEDNQAIVIVDEAYHEFAHDNTPSALTLLPGRQRLIVSRTMSKAFALAGARLGYMAAAPEVTDAIRLVRLPYHLSAVTQATALAALNHREALMADVEDIKVQRDRIVTELLRMGLKPAASDSNYVFFGGLDNPHAVWQGLLDAGVLIRDVGIPGHLRVTAGTERETTAFLEALEALLDGPASAHA; encoded by the coding sequence GTGAGTGACCAGCTTGAGCGACTTGACCAACTACCCCTCCGGACCAACCTGCGCGGTCTGAGCCCCTATGGTGCGCCGCAGCTGGATGTTCCCGTCCTGCTCAACGTGAACGAAAACACCCATGGGGTTCCCCAGGATGTACAGGCCGCCATTACCAAGGCCGTTGCCGCCGCAGCGACGGGGCTGAACCGCTATCCCGACCGCGAGTTCACGGAGTTGCGGCAAGCCCTGGCTGAATACCTGGGGCACGGACTCGGCCCGGATCAGATCTGGGCCGCCAACGGCTCCAACGAGGTTCTCCAACAAATCCTGCAGGCCTTCGGCGGGCCCGGACGCAAGGCCTTGGGTTTCCCGCCCACGTATTCCATGTACCCCTTGCTGGCCAGTGGCACCGACACCGAGTATGTGCGGGGAGTCCGGGCGGATGACTATGGGCTGGACGCCGAATCGGCGGCCGCCCAGGTCCGTGAGACGGGCGCCAATATCGTCTTCCTCTGCTCACCGAACAATCCCACCGGGACCGGCTTGGGCCTTGATGTAGTCGAGGCCGTCTACGCGGCCGGTGAGGACAACCAGGCAATCGTGATCGTGGATGAGGCCTACCACGAGTTCGCGCACGACAATACGCCCAGTGCCCTGACACTGTTGCCCGGCCGCCAGCGCCTGATCGTCTCACGCACCATGAGCAAAGCCTTTGCTTTGGCCGGGGCCCGGCTGGGATACATGGCCGCAGCCCCCGAAGTGACCGATGCCATCCGGCTGGTCCGTCTGCCTTACCACCTGTCAGCTGTCACCCAGGCCACCGCGTTGGCGGCGCTGAACCACCGCGAAGCCCTGATGGCGGACGTCGAGGACATCAAAGTGCAGCGGGACCGGATAGTCACCGAACTGCTGCGCATGGGGCTCAAGCCGGCGGCGTCGGACTCCAACTACGTCTTCTTCGGGGGCCTGGACAACCCGCACGCCGTGTGGCAGGGACTGCTTGACGCCGGTGTGTTGATCCGCGACGTCGGTATCCCGGGACACCTTCGCGTCACCGCCGGTACCGAGCGGGAAACCACGGCCTTCCTGGAAGCCCTTGAGGCGCTCCTGGACGGGCCGGCATCCGCGCACGCCTAA
- the hisB gene encoding imidazoleglycerol-phosphate dehydratase HisB encodes MSETGAAPSAARTARMERTTSESSVLVEINLDGTGVSDISTSVPFYDHMLTALCKHSLIDMTVKATGDTHIDAHHTVEDVAITFGEVLRTALGNKAGIRRFGEATVPLDEALAHAVVDVSGRPYLVHGGEPAGQEYHLIGGHFTGSLTRHVFEAITLHAGICLHMNVLAGRDPHHIVEAQFKAFARALRAAVESDPRVEGIPSTKGAL; translated from the coding sequence ATGAGCGAAACCGGCGCTGCGCCGTCCGCTGCCCGCACCGCGCGCATGGAGCGCACCACCAGTGAATCTTCGGTCCTGGTGGAGATCAACCTGGATGGCACCGGTGTCTCCGACATCAGCACTTCGGTACCCTTCTACGACCATATGCTGACGGCATTGTGCAAGCACTCCTTGATCGACATGACTGTCAAGGCAACCGGCGACACCCACATTGACGCGCACCATACGGTGGAAGACGTCGCGATTACTTTCGGCGAAGTTCTCCGCACAGCATTGGGCAACAAGGCGGGTATCCGACGATTCGGCGAAGCGACGGTTCCGTTGGATGAAGCCCTCGCCCATGCTGTCGTGGATGTGTCCGGGCGGCCGTACCTGGTGCACGGCGGAGAGCCGGCCGGCCAGGAATACCACCTCATCGGAGGCCACTTCACAGGTTCGCTGACGCGGCACGTCTTTGAGGCCATCACGCTGCACGCGGGCATCTGCCTGCACATGAACGTCTTGGCCGGCCGGGATCCGCACCACATTGTGGAAGCGCAGTTCAAGGCTTTCGCCCGTGCCCTGCGGGCTGCCGTCGAATCGGATCCCCGTGTGGAAGGCATTCCGTCCACCAAGGGTGCGCTGTGA